From one Acidibrevibacterium fodinaquatile genomic stretch:
- a CDS encoding sulfite--cytochrome C oxidoreductase subunit B: MFRMFAIALALLAAVTLVWAEEPAPVAPPTFDWTTKSFDLPSRGALFQGSGAALLNQDCLICHSAMFVDEQPALPAATWRAEVLKMKKIFGAPVDDKDIAGLVAALTARHGTTPDAAPASDLGGGG, from the coding sequence ATGTTTCGTATGTTTGCAATCGCGTTGGCCCTCCTCGCGGCGGTGACGCTGGTTTGGGCGGAAGAACCCGCGCCCGTCGCGCCCCCAACTTTCGATTGGACCACAAAATCTTTTGATCTCCCGAGCCGCGGGGCGCTGTTTCAGGGATCGGGCGCTGCTCTCCTCAATCAAGACTGCCTGATCTGCCACTCGGCAATGTTCGTCGATGAACAACCCGCGCTTCCCGCCGCCACCTGGCGGGCAGAGGTTCTGAAAATGAAAAAAATCTTTGGCGCGCCGGTCGACGACAAAGACATCGCCGGCCTCGTTGCGGCGCTGACCGCGCGGCACGGGACGACGCCAGATGCCGCGCCAGCCAGCGATCTCGGCGGCGGCGGATGA
- a CDS encoding type II toxin-antitoxin system RelE/ParE family toxin: MSVYVTKEFARFARKAGLADAKLLQAAMDVAKGSYDADLGGGVFKQRVARDGGGKSGGFRIIILFRIGGHSFFAHGFAKSDKANVTAKELKALKRLADVLLGFSEKQLEGAQAAGELIEVTSDGGDKEKG; the protein is encoded by the coding sequence ATGAGCGTCTACGTTACGAAGGAGTTTGCCCGGTTCGCACGAAAAGCGGGGTTGGCGGACGCAAAGCTGCTCCAGGCGGCCATGGATGTGGCGAAGGGGAGTTACGACGCGGATCTTGGCGGCGGTGTGTTCAAGCAGCGCGTGGCGAGGGACGGCGGCGGTAAATCAGGTGGCTTTCGGATAATTATTCTGTTCCGAATTGGCGGCCACAGCTTCTTCGCCCATGGCTTTGCCAAGAGTGATAAGGCGAACGTGACGGCCAAGGAGCTGAAGGCCCTGAAGCGTTTGGCCGACGTGTTGCTGGGGTTTTCGGAGAAGCAGCTTGAAGGGGCTCAGGCAGCGGGTGAGTTGATCGAGGTAACAAGCGATGGCGGCGATAAAGAAAAAGGTTGA
- a CDS encoding molybdopterin-dependent oxidoreductase, giving the protein MMERVALPGVIRAGRREMLRMAAGATAGLIIGRARADDRATMTFPFANGQREIVPAGAFPEKGPMILQRTRAPVLETPWESLTSHIFTPNDQFYVRWHFADFPNRVEVSPDKFRLRISGDVSRPLEISLIDLVHEFEPVEIAAVNQCSGNSRGFVTPRVPGAQWGHGAMGNARWTGVRLRDLLARAGLKPSATHVAFRSLEDKESPFPPPLHFEKTLELDHARDGDVMVAYAMNGEPLPLLNGYPLRLVVPGWYATYWVKMLSEIVVMDHPGTGFWMATAYKVPARPNGAMQPGEANVPMVPISTMTPRSFFTTPAAGAEIPYGRPTLIQGFAFGGSSGLRSVTLSLDHGRTWRPAELGEDYGSYSFRAWRFVLTPTARGPCRLLVQAINAKGEQQPLAVNWNPGGFMYNPVEQLTLSVV; this is encoded by the coding sequence ATGATGGAGAGGGTTGCCTTGCCGGGCGTGATCCGCGCCGGGCGGCGGGAGATGCTCCGCATGGCTGCCGGCGCGACCGCCGGGCTGATCATCGGGCGCGCCCGTGCCGACGATCGCGCGACGATGACGTTCCCGTTCGCCAATGGCCAGCGCGAGATCGTCCCCGCAGGCGCTTTTCCCGAGAAAGGTCCGATGATTTTACAGCGCACGCGCGCGCCGGTTCTCGAAACTCCTTGGGAGTCGCTCACCAGTCACATTTTTACGCCCAATGATCAGTTTTACGTACGCTGGCATTTCGCCGATTTTCCCAATCGCGTCGAGGTTTCGCCGGATAAATTCCGCTTGCGGATTTCCGGCGACGTGAGCCGCCCGCTCGAGATTTCGCTCATCGATCTGGTGCATGAGTTCGAGCCGGTCGAAATCGCCGCCGTCAATCAGTGCTCGGGCAATAGCCGCGGCTTTGTGACGCCACGTGTGCCCGGCGCGCAATGGGGACATGGGGCGATGGGGAATGCCCGCTGGACCGGGGTGCGGCTGCGCGATCTGTTGGCGCGGGCGGGGCTCAAGCCATCGGCCACGCATGTCGCTTTTCGCAGCCTCGAGGATAAAGAGAGCCCGTTCCCGCCGCCACTCCATTTCGAAAAAACACTGGAACTGGATCATGCCAGAGACGGCGACGTCATGGTCGCCTATGCGATGAACGGCGAACCGCTGCCCTTGCTCAACGGCTATCCGCTCCGCCTCGTGGTGCCGGGCTGGTATGCGACATATTGGGTGAAGATGCTGAGCGAGATCGTGGTGATGGATCACCCCGGCACCGGCTTCTGGATGGCTACCGCCTATAAAGTACCGGCGAGACCCAACGGCGCGATGCAGCCGGGCGAGGCCAATGTTCCGATGGTGCCGATCTCGACTATGACGCCGCGCAGCTTCTTCACCACCCCCGCGGCGGGCGCAGAAATTCCTTATGGCCGGCCGACGCTGATCCAAGGGTTTGCGTTCGGCGGCAGCAGCGGCCTTCGCTCCGTCACTCTCTCGCTCGACCATGGGCGAACCTGGCGCCCGGCGGAACTCGGGGAGGATTATGGCAGCTACAGCTTTCGCGCCTGGCGCTTTGTGCTGACGCCGACAGCACGCGGGCCATGCCGCCTTCTTGTGCAAGCCATCAACGCCAAGGGCGAGCAGCAGCCGCTCGCGGTGAACTGGAACCCGGGCGGCTTCATGTACAACCCGGTCGAACAGCTTACGCTTTCGGTGGTATGA
- a CDS encoding error-prone DNA polymerase, translating to MTAGYAELQVTSPFSFLRGASSCEDLFATAATLGLAALAITDRNTLAGIVRAHEAAKASGVRLIVGCRLDLSDGAAVLVYPTDRAAYARLCRLLSSGKRRGGKGRCHLTWDDLAAHAAGLIAVLVPDRADDTLRARLRRLRELFGARAHLALTLQRRPNDQLRLWELSTCAAALRVATVVTNDVLFHEPGRRRLQDVLTCIRHHVTIDDLGDRRERHADRYLKPPAEMHRLFARYPEALARTLAIMQDCRFTLDELAYQYPEERDDPRLTPQETLADLTWKGAAARYPEGVPAKVQAILRHELALIEKLAYAPYFLTVHSIVRFAKSQGILCQGRGSAANSAVCYCLGITAIDPERNDLLFERFISEERREPPDIDVDFEHERREQVIQWVFDTYGRDHAALCATVIRYRARAALRDVGKALGLSEDIITLLATQLSRWSDAEISDEQIAALGLNPRDRRLRLTLALARQLIGAPRHLSQHPGGFVLTHDRLDDLVPIEPAAMADRQVIEWDKDDIDALRFMKVDVLALGMLSCLRRGLDLLAAHKGITLDLASIPAEEPRTYAMIRRADTLGTFQIESRAQMAMLPRLKPRTYYDLVIQVAIVRPGPIQGDMVHPYLRRREGREPVAYPTPELARVLGKTLGVPLFQEQAMRVAIVCAGFTPGEADQLRKSMATFKQRGGVSVFRDRLIAGMIANGYEQAFAERTFRQLEGFGAYGFPESHAASFALIAYASAWLKCWHPDVFCAALLNAQPLGFYAPAQIVRDAIAHGVEVRPVSLNASRWDCTLEPTGNKARLAVRLGLRMVKGLANAHAAAIIAARADTPFASVEDLWRRAHIPHAALLALAAADAFRPAFGLARREALWAIKALGAAPLPLFAAADASIGEIVPEIAEPDITLRPMTEGGEVVADYDHLGLSLRAHPVQFLRADLRRRGLVTCAEAMAARDGQWCETAGLILVRQRPGSAKGVLFVTLEDETAIANLVIWPKLFEANRRVILSATMLAARGVVQREGEVVHLIVHKIADLSNALAAVGAGDIAMGCEPPGELRIKSRNFH from the coding sequence ATGACCGCGGGCTATGCCGAGCTGCAGGTGACCTCGCCGTTCAGTTTCCTGCGCGGCGCCTCATCGTGCGAGGATTTATTCGCGACCGCCGCAACCCTTGGCCTTGCTGCGCTCGCGATCACCGATCGCAACACGCTCGCTGGGATCGTGCGCGCCCACGAAGCGGCGAAAGCGAGCGGTGTTCGCCTGATCGTCGGCTGCCGGCTCGATCTTAGCGATGGCGCCGCGGTGCTCGTCTATCCGACCGACCGCGCCGCCTATGCCCGGCTCTGCCGCTTGCTCTCCTCGGGCAAGCGCCGCGGCGGCAAGGGGCGATGCCATCTCACCTGGGACGATCTCGCCGCCCATGCCGCGGGGCTGATCGCCGTCCTTGTCCCCGATCGCGCCGATGACACGCTGCGGGCACGTTTGCGAAGACTGCGTGAGCTCTTCGGCGCTCGCGCCCATCTCGCGCTCACGCTTCAGCGGCGGCCCAATGATCAGCTTCGGCTGTGGGAACTTTCCACCTGCGCGGCGGCGCTGCGGGTCGCGACCGTCGTCACCAATGACGTGCTGTTTCACGAACCCGGGCGGCGGCGCTTGCAGGATGTCCTCACCTGCATCCGCCATCATGTCACCATCGACGATCTCGGCGACCGGCGCGAGCGCCACGCTGATCGCTATCTCAAACCGCCGGCGGAGATGCACCGGCTGTTTGCCCGCTATCCCGAAGCGCTCGCCCGCACACTCGCGATCATGCAAGACTGCCGCTTCACGCTTGACGAACTCGCCTATCAATACCCCGAGGAGCGTGACGATCCCAGGCTCACGCCGCAGGAGACGCTCGCCGATCTCACCTGGAAGGGTGCTGCTGCGCGTTATCCGGAAGGGGTTCCGGCAAAGGTGCAGGCAATTCTGCGGCATGAATTGGCGCTGATCGAAAAACTCGCCTACGCGCCTTATTTCCTCACTGTCCACAGCATCGTGCGTTTTGCCAAATCACAAGGCATTCTCTGCCAAGGGCGCGGCTCGGCGGCCAATTCCGCGGTCTGTTATTGTCTTGGCATCACCGCGATCGACCCTGAGCGCAACGATCTCCTGTTTGAGCGCTTCATCTCCGAGGAGCGGCGCGAGCCCCCCGATATCGACGTCGATTTCGAGCATGAACGGCGTGAGCAGGTTATCCAATGGGTGTTCGATACCTATGGCCGCGATCACGCCGCGCTTTGCGCGACCGTCATCCGCTATCGCGCGCGTGCGGCGCTGCGCGACGTCGGCAAAGCCCTGGGGCTTTCCGAAGATATCATCACGCTGCTCGCAACCCAGCTGTCACGATGGTCGGATGCCGAGATCAGCGACGAGCAGATCGCGGCATTGGGCCTCAATCCTCGAGATCGGCGCTTGCGTCTGACGCTCGCTCTCGCTCGCCAGCTCATCGGCGCCCCGCGCCATCTGAGCCAGCACCCCGGCGGGTTTGTGCTCACGCATGACCGGCTCGACGATCTCGTCCCGATCGAGCCCGCGGCGATGGCCGACCGTCAGGTCATCGAGTGGGACAAAGACGATATCGATGCGCTGCGTTTCATGAAAGTCGACGTCCTGGCGCTTGGCATGCTGAGCTGTCTCCGCCGCGGGCTCGATCTGCTTGCCGCCCACAAAGGGATCACGCTCGATCTCGCCAGCATCCCCGCCGAAGAGCCGCGCACCTATGCGATGATCCGCCGCGCCGACACGCTCGGCACTTTTCAGATCGAAAGCCGGGCGCAAATGGCGATGCTGCCCCGCCTCAAGCCACGCACCTATTATGACCTCGTCATCCAGGTCGCGATCGTGCGGCCGGGGCCCATTCAGGGCGACATGGTCCATCCCTATCTCCGCCGCCGCGAAGGGCGCGAGCCGGTTGCCTATCCAACGCCGGAACTCGCGCGGGTTCTTGGCAAAACCCTCGGTGTGCCGTTGTTTCAGGAGCAGGCGATGCGGGTTGCCATCGTCTGCGCCGGCTTCACGCCGGGGGAGGCGGATCAATTGCGGAAATCGATGGCAACTTTCAAACAGCGCGGCGGCGTCTCGGTATTTCGCGACAGGCTGATCGCCGGAATGATCGCCAACGGCTATGAGCAGGCATTCGCCGAGCGCACCTTCCGCCAGCTCGAAGGCTTCGGTGCCTATGGTTTTCCCGAGAGCCATGCGGCCTCCTTCGCACTCATCGCCTATGCCTCGGCGTGGCTGAAATGCTGGCATCCCGACGTGTTTTGCGCCGCCCTCCTCAACGCCCAGCCGCTGGGGTTTTACGCCCCGGCGCAAATTGTGCGCGACGCCATCGCTCATGGCGTCGAGGTGCGCCCGGTTTCCCTCAACGCCTCGCGCTGGGATTGCACCTTGGAGCCGACGGGGAATAAGGCGCGTCTTGCGGTGCGGCTTGGCTTGCGCATGGTCAAGGGCCTCGCCAATGCCCATGCCGCCGCGATCATCGCCGCGCGCGCCGACACGCCGTTTGCCTCGGTCGAGGATCTCTGGCGCCGCGCGCATATCCCGCATGCGGCATTGCTGGCGCTGGCCGCCGCCGATGCCTTCCGCCCGGCATTTGGCCTCGCGCGGCGTGAGGCGCTCTGGGCGATCAAGGCTTTGGGCGCGGCGCCGCTGCCGCTGTTTGCCGCCGCCGACGCCAGCATTGGCGAGATTGTGCCCGAAATCGCCGAACCTGACATCACCCTCCGCCCGATGACCGAAGGCGGCGAGGTGGTGGCGGATTATGATCATCTCGGCCTGTCGCTGCGCGCCCATCCGGTTCAGTTTCTGCGCGCCGATCTCCGCCGGCGCGGCCTCGTCACCTGCGCCGAGGCGATGGCCGCGCGCGATGGCCAATGGTGCGAAACCGCTGGCCTCATCCTGGTGCGCCAGCGCCCGGGCAGCGCCAAGGGGGTGCTATTCGTCACGCTGGAGGATGAAACCGCGATCGCCAATCTGGTGATCTGGCCGAAGCTGTTTGAGGCCAACCGGCGCGTGATCCTGTCGGCAACGATGCTTGCGGCACGCGGGGTCGTTCAGCGCGAAGGCGAGGTCGTGCACCTCATCGTTCATAAAATCGCCGATCTTTCCAACGCTCTCGCCGCGGTCGGCGCCGGTGATATCGCCATGGGGTGCGAGCCCCCCGGCGAGCTTCGCATCAAAAGCCGGAATTTCCACTGA
- the panC gene encoding pantoate--beta-alanine ligase, giving the protein MLPIERSPTGLHAMVAAWRADGARVALVPTMGALHDGHAALIRAARAEAERVVVSIFVNPRQFGPNEDFDRYPRDEAADVTAAARAGADLVYAPAISAMYPSGYATTVSVTGLSEGLCGAQRPGHFDGMATVVTKLLLQAGADSAWFGEKDYQQWLVVCRLVADLDIPVRLCAVPTAREADGLALSSRNRFLSPGERAIAPRLAAVLHEIATRATATPDAIAPLLAEGHAALTAAGLKVEYLEIRDAETLAPCTTCHAPARVLAAVRLGSVRLIDNWPIPAAAQRA; this is encoded by the coding sequence ATGTTGCCGATTGAACGATCGCCAACCGGGCTCCATGCCATGGTCGCGGCCTGGCGTGCCGATGGCGCGCGAGTGGCGCTGGTGCCGACCATGGGGGCGCTGCATGACGGCCATGCGGCGTTGATCCGCGCCGCGCGGGCCGAGGCCGAACGGGTCGTGGTCTCGATTTTCGTCAACCCGCGTCAATTCGGCCCGAATGAGGATTTCGACCGCTACCCGCGCGACGAGGCGGCCGATGTCACTGCCGCCGCCCGGGCTGGCGCCGATCTGGTTTATGCGCCAGCCATCAGCGCCATGTACCCATCCGGCTATGCCACCACGGTTAGCGTTACCGGGCTGAGCGAGGGGCTGTGCGGCGCCCAGCGGCCTGGGCATTTCGACGGCATGGCGACAGTGGTAACCAAGCTTTTACTGCAAGCAGGGGCTGATAGCGCCTGGTTCGGCGAGAAGGATTATCAGCAATGGCTGGTGGTGTGCCGCCTGGTCGCCGATCTCGACATCCCGGTGCGGCTTTGCGCGGTGCCGACGGCGCGCGAGGCGGACGGGCTTGCGCTCTCGTCACGCAACCGCTTCCTCTCCCCCGGCGAACGCGCCATCGCGCCGCGTCTTGCCGCGGTGTTGCATGAGATCGCAACACGGGCGACCGCAACCCCAGACGCCATCGCGCCGCTCCTCGCGGAAGGCCACGCGGCCCTCACCGCGGCCGGGCTCAAGGTCGAATATCTGGAAATCCGTGACGCCGAAACCCTCGCGCCCTGCACGACGTGCCATGCCCCGGCTCGGGTTCTCGCCGCGGTGCGGCTGGGCTCTGTCCGGCTGATCGATAACTGGCCAATCCCCGCCGCCGCGCAGCGCGCGTAG
- a CDS encoding site-specific integrase: MARITKRLVEALRPKKANGDDPQAPGAADEARSKKDVVAWDDELRGFGVRFKPSGAGAYIIQYRNAEGRSKRLTLSSVAELTPEEARKLARTKLSDVAKGADPVEEKRAIRTAPTVGEVCDWYLERAESGELLGRRRRPIAKKTLVLDRSRIETHIRPLLGDRKVQSLKLIDIERFQADVVAGKTAKPRSGRGGVATGGAGVAGRTVGMLHTIFEHAARLNVIADNPARGVRKVSTDNKIERRLSLGEIDALGRAMREATEESPVALAAIRSILLTGFRRMEVLTLERAWIDPEAPCVRFPTTKSGAQLRAIGRTALTLLLAQPAGGADNPYVFPSEIGDGHFVGIVRVLQRLCLAAKLKDVTPHVLRHTFASIAGDLGFSELTIAGLLGHTGRGVTQRYVHLDKALVLAADKVAEEIATALDAGSKRVHDKRLATVPEGEPRHALVA; this comes from the coding sequence ATGGCAAGGATTACGAAGCGGCTCGTAGAGGCCCTCCGCCCGAAGAAGGCGAACGGCGACGACCCCCAAGCCCCAGGGGCGGCCGATGAGGCGCGGTCGAAGAAAGACGTTGTCGCCTGGGATGACGAATTGCGTGGCTTCGGTGTTCGGTTCAAACCAAGCGGCGCCGGGGCATACATTATCCAGTACCGGAACGCGGAGGGGCGCAGCAAACGCCTCACACTTAGCTCGGTGGCGGAGTTAACCCCGGAGGAAGCACGCAAGTTAGCCCGCACCAAGCTCAGCGATGTCGCGAAGGGCGCCGATCCGGTTGAAGAAAAGCGTGCGATCCGCACTGCGCCGACGGTCGGAGAGGTTTGCGACTGGTATCTCGAAAGGGCGGAGAGCGGAGAACTGCTCGGCCGCCGTCGCCGGCCGATCGCCAAAAAAACACTCGTACTCGATCGCAGCCGGATCGAGACGCATATTCGCCCGCTTCTCGGCGACCGTAAGGTTCAGAGTCTCAAGCTTATCGATATTGAACGCTTCCAGGCGGATGTCGTCGCTGGCAAGACGGCCAAACCCCGATCAGGTCGCGGCGGTGTGGCCACCGGCGGCGCCGGTGTCGCGGGCCGCACGGTTGGCATGTTGCACACGATCTTCGAGCACGCCGCGCGGTTGAACGTCATCGCGGACAATCCTGCCCGAGGGGTTCGCAAGGTCAGTACGGACAATAAGATCGAGCGTCGCCTGTCTCTGGGAGAGATCGATGCGCTCGGCAGGGCAATGCGTGAGGCGACTGAAGAAAGCCCGGTCGCTCTTGCGGCAATTCGTTCCATACTCCTGACTGGCTTTCGCCGTATGGAGGTCCTGACGCTGGAGCGTGCCTGGATCGACCCCGAGGCTCCCTGCGTGCGCTTTCCTACGACAAAGAGCGGCGCCCAGCTCCGCGCCATCGGTCGGACCGCGCTCACGTTACTGCTGGCCCAACCTGCTGGCGGAGCTGACAATCCCTATGTCTTCCCCAGTGAGATCGGGGACGGGCATTTTGTAGGTATCGTCCGCGTACTCCAGCGCCTCTGCCTGGCTGCGAAGCTAAAGGACGTCACCCCTCATGTGCTTCGACACACCTTCGCCAGCATCGCAGGCGACCTCGGCTTCTCTGAGCTGACGATCGCGGGCCTGCTCGGACACACGGGTCGGGGCGTTACCCAGCGCTATGTCCACCTGGATAAAGCCCTGGTCCTGGCAGCAGACAAGGTCGCCGAGGAGATCGCGACGGCGCTGGATGCGGGTTCAAAGAGGGTTCACGACAAGCGCTTGGCCACAGTCCCCGAGGGCGAACCGCGTCATGCCCTTGTTGCTTGA
- a CDS encoding helix-turn-helix domain-containing protein, which yields MAAIKKKVESGILASVHKTAAGLHTAGLVDKATMREFDALCLTPVEPLTPDEIRALREREQVSQPVFAHYLNVRKDAVSKWERGEKRPDGPSLKLLNLVKVKGLRAIA from the coding sequence ATGGCGGCGATAAAGAAAAAGGTTGAGAGCGGTATCCTGGCGTCGGTCCATAAGACCGCAGCCGGCCTCCACACGGCTGGGCTCGTCGACAAGGCGACGATGCGCGAATTCGACGCCCTGTGCCTGACGCCAGTCGAGCCTCTGACGCCTGATGAAATCCGGGCTCTGCGGGAGCGCGAGCAAGTCTCGCAACCCGTCTTTGCCCATTACCTGAATGTGCGGAAAGACGCCGTCAGCAAGTGGGAGCGTGGAGAGAAGCGACCAGACGGGCCGTCGCTCAAGCTGCTCAACCTAGTGAAGGTAAAGGGCTTGCGCGCGATCGCATGA
- a CDS encoding YeiH family protein, translating to MSLVPRPAGGAAFPIVARLIPGTMLCLAVSLVATALASLEARVFGRSWLEALVLAILVGTVVRTVWMPGALWIGGIRFSAKILLELAILLLGATLSAQALAAVGPGLLVGIVGVVGVAIAMSYGIGRLLGLRPRMALLVACGNAICGNSAIAAVAPAIGAKAEDVATAIAFTAVLGVATVLGLPGLIPLLHLSGAQYGVLAGLTVYAVPQVLAATVPAGTIAVHIGTLVKLARVLMLGPVLLVLSLIAHRLQDDGEDPGQGAAAGDRLAYRLRLHHLVPWFIVGFLGLAALRSFDYVPHSLLSPMATAANWLTVIAMAALGLGTDLRQIARAGLPVASAVTVSLALIVAISFALIQFLG from the coding sequence GTGAGTCTCGTGCCCAGGCCTGCCGGCGGTGCAGCCTTTCCGATCGTCGCGCGTCTCATCCCGGGCACGATGCTTTGTCTTGCCGTCAGCCTCGTCGCGACCGCGCTCGCCAGCCTGGAGGCTCGAGTCTTCGGACGCTCCTGGCTCGAAGCCCTGGTGCTGGCGATCCTTGTCGGCACGGTGGTCCGCACAGTCTGGATGCCGGGCGCGCTTTGGATCGGCGGCATTCGCTTCAGCGCCAAAATCCTGCTCGAGCTTGCCATCCTATTGCTCGGCGCTACCCTCAGCGCGCAGGCGCTCGCGGCCGTCGGCCCCGGGTTATTGGTCGGGATCGTCGGCGTGGTCGGTGTTGCCATCGCCATGAGCTATGGCATCGGGCGCCTGCTCGGGCTGCGGCCGCGGATGGCGCTGCTCGTTGCCTGTGGCAACGCGATTTGCGGCAACTCGGCCATCGCGGCCGTCGCGCCGGCGATTGGCGCCAAAGCCGAGGATGTCGCGACCGCTATCGCCTTCACCGCGGTGCTCGGCGTTGCCACCGTCCTTGGTTTGCCCGGATTGATACCGCTTCTCCATCTCAGCGGCGCGCAATATGGCGTGCTGGCCGGTCTGACGGTCTATGCCGTGCCGCAAGTGCTCGCCGCGACCGTTCCCGCGGGCACGATCGCCGTCCATATCGGCACGCTGGTCAAGCTCGCGCGCGTGCTCATGCTCGGACCGGTGCTCTTGGTCCTGTCATTGATCGCGCACCGGTTGCAAGACGATGGCGAGGATCCGGGACAGGGAGCGGCGGCGGGCGATAGGTTGGCGTACCGGCTGCGGCTTCATCATCTGGTGCCATGGTTTATCGTCGGCTTTCTCGGCCTTGCCGCTCTCCGCTCGTTCGATTATGTCCCGCACTCTCTGCTTTCGCCCATGGCGACGGCGGCGAATTGGCTGACCGTGATCGCGATGGCCGCACTCGGCCTCGGCACCGATCTGCGCCAGATCGCCCGCGCCGGCCTGCCCGTGGCAAGCGCCGTCACGGTCTCGCTCGCACTTATCGTTGCGATCAGCTTCGCCTTGATCCAGTTCCTCGGCTGA